In the Oncorhynchus keta strain PuntledgeMale-10-30-2019 chromosome 29, Oket_V2, whole genome shotgun sequence genome, one interval contains:
- the rps6kl1 gene encoding ribosomal protein S6 kinase delta-1 isoform X1 translates to MAKRDYLVEAAKQIRMALDREVSEDYEAAFSYYKNGVDLLLNGVQVDPNKERREAVKRKTTQYLKRAEEIFISHLQDNLGKGNSHLGGYSSLRFRPIRHLSSPVEDLEMCKVVGIIDKVLIVQSLITKENFVVKSLPKSSWESRGQPTIIPQGVPFMVKLLRYYVSEDAVYLHLEHVQGGKLFSKLHKVRNDRAKEHPECSSPSQHRIKLKNSYTSPTISSDYQQNDRGGTEKTSLLETENEESSDTDSPAFWLEAQHRLESCRTHSYCEETGCLQNNSRSAAPHTPATQPSLSRSDTRPHIHPAGLSQCLHSKTQDKPALCGHPCIDQAPDITSEPTRKATGTEKMESSLNFNIVWKADLTRNCESPAPYAGTCTDSDIAAGKSVPQTTQTSSGGTGSTVNFTNPTISLYSQKSYIPNTLQLPLHNQSQVSERATLTSNGSHRDSVSGRELENTVSMVTDTHQGREKEKVNHHIEESMVNSVTRDTETPQPGRAVCPSTVDKLKLMRTSSESSQPSSVPHCHSTGTQLGTQPGTSLALTGVKYQVGPPGREPGEEVEEGWELLSPVSKDLPREKGSLCYPNTPDPTGASPQCRKGDMDAFLKSEESDGQDEDQIIEVDGWCHLPKFPAKASRGRDRARQSSWGLPEAEVRLLGAQILLALESLHQQGVMCRDLNPKNILLTSNGKVCLTFFGQWSEVQSEINSKAMDQMYCAPEIGGVSKITEACDWWSLGALLIELLTGMPLWQFHPAGVHSHTQLLIPDHLSTAAASLLTELLQFDPGYRLGSGGGGVSDIKCHPFFNGVSWKALSS, encoded by the exons GGGTTGACCTGCTGCTCAATGGAGTTCAAG TGGACCCTAACAAGGAGCGCCGGGAGGCAGTGAAGAGGAAGACTACTCAGTATCTGAAGAGGGCCGAGGAGATCTTTATCTCCCACCTGCAGGACAACCTGGGGAAGGGGAACTCTCACTTAGGG GGTTACAGTAGTCTGAGATTCCGGCCAATCAGACACCTGAGCTCCCCAGTGGAGGATCTGGAGATGTGTAAAGTGGTGGGGATCATCGATAAG GTCTTGATTGTCCAAAGCCTGATTACCAAGGAAAACTTTGTTGTTAAA AGCCTGCCCAAGTCGAGCTGGGAGAGCCGGGGCCAGCCCACTATCATCCCCCAGGGCGTCCCCTTCATGGTGAAGCTGCTGAGGTACTATGTCAGTGAGGATGCTGTGTACCTGCATCTGGAGCATGTTCAAG GTGGGAAGCTTTTCTCGAAACTTCACAAGGTCAGGAATGACCGAGCCAAAGAGCACCCAGAATGCTCCAGTCCCAGCCAGCACAGGATCAAACTGAAGAACAGCTACACCTCCCCTACCATCAGCTCAGACTACCAGCAGAATGACAGAGGGGGCACAGAGAAAACCTCTCTCCTGGAGACGGAGAACGAGGAGAGTTCAGACACAGACTCCCCGGCATTCTGGCTCGAGGCTCAGCATCGTCTAGAAAGCTGTAGGACCCACTCCTACTGCGAGGAGACAGGCTGCCTGCAGAACAACTCCAGGTCTGCAGCGCCACACACTCCGGCGACACAGCCCTCCTTATCTAGGTCAGACACCAGGCCCCATATCCATCCAGCAGGCCTCAGTCAGTGTTTGCACTCTAAAACTCAGGACAAACCTGCTCTCTGTGGTCATCCGTGTATCGATCAGGCCCCTGATATCACCTCTGAGCCCACTAGGAAGGCCACTGGAACAGAAAAAATGGAATCCAGTTTGAATTTCAACATTGTGTGGAAGGCTGATCTGACTCGTAACTGTGAAAGTCCAGCCCCCTATGCAGGGACTTGTACTGACTCAGATATAGCTGCAGGTAAATCTGTACCTCAAACAACTCAGACCTCTTCTGGTGGTACAGGGTCAACAGTGAACTTCACGAATCCTACTATCAGTTTATATTCACAGAAAAGTTACATTCCCAATACATTGCAATTACCCCTCCATAATCAAAGTCAGGTTAGTGAGAGAGCAACTTTGACCTCCAATGGCTCTCACCGAGACAGTGTTTCAGGTAGAGAACTTGAGAACACTGTGAGCAtggtgacagacacacaccagggtagagagaaggagaaggtaaACCATCACATTGAGGAGAGCATGGTGAATTCAGTaaccagggacacagagactCCCCAGCCTGGCAGAGCTGTGTGTCCCTCTACAGTAGACAAGCTGAAGCTCATGAGGACATCCTCAGAGAGCTCTCAACCCTCCTCAGTCCCTCACTGTCACAGTACTGGGACACAGCTGGGGACCCAGCCAGGCACTTCTCTGGCCCTCACAGGGGTGAAGTATCAGGTGGGGCCTCctggcagagagccaggggaggaggtggaggagggctgGGAGCTGCTGAGCCCCGTGAGTAAGGACCTCCCCCGAGAGAAAGGATCACTATGTTACCCCAACACCCCTGACCCCACAGGGGCCTCCCCACAGTGCCGGAAGGGGGACATGGATGCTTTCCTAAAGTCAGAGGAATCGGATGGACAGGATGAGGATCAAATCATTGAGGTGGATGGCTGGTGCCACCTACCCAAGTTCCCAGCCAAGGCctccagagggagagacagggccAGGCAAAGTAGCTGGGGGCTGCCTGAGGCAGAGGTGCGTCTGTTGGGGGCTCAGATCCTCTTGGCCCTGGAGAGTCTTCACCAGCAAGGTGTGATGTGCCGAGACCTCAACCCAAAGAATATCCTGCTCACGAGTAATG GAAAGGTCTGCCTGACATTCTTTGGCCAGTGGAGTGAAGTTCAGTCAGAAATCAACTCTAAAGCTATGGACCAGATGTACTGTGCCCCAG AGATTGGAGGTGTGTCCAAAATCACAGAGGCTTGTGACTGGTGGAGTCTGGGGGCATTGCTGATTGAACTTCTTACTGGAATG CCCCTGTGGCAGTTCCACCCAGCCGGGGTGCATTCTCACACCCAGCTCCTGATCCCAGACCACCTGAGTACTGCAGCCGCCTCCCTGCTCACTGAG CTGCTGCAGTTTGATCCTGGTTATCGTTTGGGCTCTGGAGGCGGTGGTGTGAGTGACATCAAGTGTCACCCCTTCTTCAATGGTGTCTCCTGGAAGGCACTGTCAAGTTAA
- the rps6kl1 gene encoding ribosomal protein S6 kinase delta-1 isoform X2: MCKVVGIIDKVLIVQSLITKENFVVKSLPKSSWESRGQPTIIPQGVPFMVKLLRYYVSEDAVYLHLEHVQGGKLFSKLHKVRNDRAKEHPECSSPSQHRIKLKNSYTSPTISSDYQQNDRGGTEKTSLLETENEESSDTDSPAFWLEAQHRLESCRTHSYCEETGCLQNNSRSAAPHTPATQPSLSRSDTRPHIHPAGLSQCLHSKTQDKPALCGHPCIDQAPDITSEPTRKATGTEKMESSLNFNIVWKADLTRNCESPAPYAGTCTDSDIAAGKSVPQTTQTSSGGTGSTVNFTNPTISLYSQKSYIPNTLQLPLHNQSQVSERATLTSNGSHRDSVSGRELENTVSMVTDTHQGREKEKVNHHIEESMVNSVTRDTETPQPGRAVCPSTVDKLKLMRTSSESSQPSSVPHCHSTGTQLGTQPGTSLALTGVKYQVGPPGREPGEEVEEGWELLSPVSKDLPREKGSLCYPNTPDPTGASPQCRKGDMDAFLKSEESDGQDEDQIIEVDGWCHLPKFPAKASRGRDRARQSSWGLPEAEVRLLGAQILLALESLHQQGVMCRDLNPKNILLTSNGKVCLTFFGQWSEVQSEINSKAMDQMYCAPEIGGVSKITEACDWWSLGALLIELLTGMPLWQFHPAGVHSHTQLLIPDHLSTAAASLLTELLQFDPGYRLGSGGGGVSDIKCHPFFNGVSWKALSS; this comes from the exons ATGTGTAAAGTGGTGGGGATCATCGATAAG GTCTTGATTGTCCAAAGCCTGATTACCAAGGAAAACTTTGTTGTTAAA AGCCTGCCCAAGTCGAGCTGGGAGAGCCGGGGCCAGCCCACTATCATCCCCCAGGGCGTCCCCTTCATGGTGAAGCTGCTGAGGTACTATGTCAGTGAGGATGCTGTGTACCTGCATCTGGAGCATGTTCAAG GTGGGAAGCTTTTCTCGAAACTTCACAAGGTCAGGAATGACCGAGCCAAAGAGCACCCAGAATGCTCCAGTCCCAGCCAGCACAGGATCAAACTGAAGAACAGCTACACCTCCCCTACCATCAGCTCAGACTACCAGCAGAATGACAGAGGGGGCACAGAGAAAACCTCTCTCCTGGAGACGGAGAACGAGGAGAGTTCAGACACAGACTCCCCGGCATTCTGGCTCGAGGCTCAGCATCGTCTAGAAAGCTGTAGGACCCACTCCTACTGCGAGGAGACAGGCTGCCTGCAGAACAACTCCAGGTCTGCAGCGCCACACACTCCGGCGACACAGCCCTCCTTATCTAGGTCAGACACCAGGCCCCATATCCATCCAGCAGGCCTCAGTCAGTGTTTGCACTCTAAAACTCAGGACAAACCTGCTCTCTGTGGTCATCCGTGTATCGATCAGGCCCCTGATATCACCTCTGAGCCCACTAGGAAGGCCACTGGAACAGAAAAAATGGAATCCAGTTTGAATTTCAACATTGTGTGGAAGGCTGATCTGACTCGTAACTGTGAAAGTCCAGCCCCCTATGCAGGGACTTGTACTGACTCAGATATAGCTGCAGGTAAATCTGTACCTCAAACAACTCAGACCTCTTCTGGTGGTACAGGGTCAACAGTGAACTTCACGAATCCTACTATCAGTTTATATTCACAGAAAAGTTACATTCCCAATACATTGCAATTACCCCTCCATAATCAAAGTCAGGTTAGTGAGAGAGCAACTTTGACCTCCAATGGCTCTCACCGAGACAGTGTTTCAGGTAGAGAACTTGAGAACACTGTGAGCAtggtgacagacacacaccagggtagagagaaggagaaggtaaACCATCACATTGAGGAGAGCATGGTGAATTCAGTaaccagggacacagagactCCCCAGCCTGGCAGAGCTGTGTGTCCCTCTACAGTAGACAAGCTGAAGCTCATGAGGACATCCTCAGAGAGCTCTCAACCCTCCTCAGTCCCTCACTGTCACAGTACTGGGACACAGCTGGGGACCCAGCCAGGCACTTCTCTGGCCCTCACAGGGGTGAAGTATCAGGTGGGGCCTCctggcagagagccaggggaggaggtggaggagggctgGGAGCTGCTGAGCCCCGTGAGTAAGGACCTCCCCCGAGAGAAAGGATCACTATGTTACCCCAACACCCCTGACCCCACAGGGGCCTCCCCACAGTGCCGGAAGGGGGACATGGATGCTTTCCTAAAGTCAGAGGAATCGGATGGACAGGATGAGGATCAAATCATTGAGGTGGATGGCTGGTGCCACCTACCCAAGTTCCCAGCCAAGGCctccagagggagagacagggccAGGCAAAGTAGCTGGGGGCTGCCTGAGGCAGAGGTGCGTCTGTTGGGGGCTCAGATCCTCTTGGCCCTGGAGAGTCTTCACCAGCAAGGTGTGATGTGCCGAGACCTCAACCCAAAGAATATCCTGCTCACGAGTAATG GAAAGGTCTGCCTGACATTCTTTGGCCAGTGGAGTGAAGTTCAGTCAGAAATCAACTCTAAAGCTATGGACCAGATGTACTGTGCCCCAG AGATTGGAGGTGTGTCCAAAATCACAGAGGCTTGTGACTGGTGGAGTCTGGGGGCATTGCTGATTGAACTTCTTACTGGAATG CCCCTGTGGCAGTTCCACCCAGCCGGGGTGCATTCTCACACCCAGCTCCTGATCCCAGACCACCTGAGTACTGCAGCCGCCTCCCTGCTCACTGAG CTGCTGCAGTTTGATCCTGGTTATCGTTTGGGCTCTGGAGGCGGTGGTGTGAGTGACATCAAGTGTCACCCCTTCTTCAATGGTGTCTCCTGGAAGGCACTGTCAAGTTAA
- the rps6kl1 gene encoding uncharacterized protein rps6kl1 isoform X3 has product MVKLLRYYVSEDAVYLHLEHVQGGKLFSKLHKVRNDRAKEHPECSSPSQHRIKLKNSYTSPTISSDYQQNDRGGTEKTSLLETENEESSDTDSPAFWLEAQHRLESCRTHSYCEETGCLQNNSRSAAPHTPATQPSLSRSDTRPHIHPAGLSQCLHSKTQDKPALCGHPCIDQAPDITSEPTRKATGTEKMESSLNFNIVWKADLTRNCESPAPYAGTCTDSDIAAGKSVPQTTQTSSGGTGSTVNFTNPTISLYSQKSYIPNTLQLPLHNQSQVSERATLTSNGSHRDSVSGRELENTVSMVTDTHQGREKEKVNHHIEESMVNSVTRDTETPQPGRAVCPSTVDKLKLMRTSSESSQPSSVPHCHSTGTQLGTQPGTSLALTGVKYQVGPPGREPGEEVEEGWELLSPVSKDLPREKGSLCYPNTPDPTGASPQCRKGDMDAFLKSEESDGQDEDQIIEVDGWCHLPKFPAKASRGRDRARQSSWGLPEAEVRLLGAQILLALESLHQQGVMCRDLNPKNILLTSNGKVCLTFFGQWSEVQSEINSKAMDQMYCAPEIGGVSKITEACDWWSLGALLIELLTGMPLWQFHPAGVHSHTQLLIPDHLSTAAASLLTELLQFDPGYRLGSGGGGVSDIKCHPFFNGVSWKALSS; this is encoded by the exons ATGGTGAAGCTGCTGAGGTACTATGTCAGTGAGGATGCTGTGTACCTGCATCTGGAGCATGTTCAAG GTGGGAAGCTTTTCTCGAAACTTCACAAGGTCAGGAATGACCGAGCCAAAGAGCACCCAGAATGCTCCAGTCCCAGCCAGCACAGGATCAAACTGAAGAACAGCTACACCTCCCCTACCATCAGCTCAGACTACCAGCAGAATGACAGAGGGGGCACAGAGAAAACCTCTCTCCTGGAGACGGAGAACGAGGAGAGTTCAGACACAGACTCCCCGGCATTCTGGCTCGAGGCTCAGCATCGTCTAGAAAGCTGTAGGACCCACTCCTACTGCGAGGAGACAGGCTGCCTGCAGAACAACTCCAGGTCTGCAGCGCCACACACTCCGGCGACACAGCCCTCCTTATCTAGGTCAGACACCAGGCCCCATATCCATCCAGCAGGCCTCAGTCAGTGTTTGCACTCTAAAACTCAGGACAAACCTGCTCTCTGTGGTCATCCGTGTATCGATCAGGCCCCTGATATCACCTCTGAGCCCACTAGGAAGGCCACTGGAACAGAAAAAATGGAATCCAGTTTGAATTTCAACATTGTGTGGAAGGCTGATCTGACTCGTAACTGTGAAAGTCCAGCCCCCTATGCAGGGACTTGTACTGACTCAGATATAGCTGCAGGTAAATCTGTACCTCAAACAACTCAGACCTCTTCTGGTGGTACAGGGTCAACAGTGAACTTCACGAATCCTACTATCAGTTTATATTCACAGAAAAGTTACATTCCCAATACATTGCAATTACCCCTCCATAATCAAAGTCAGGTTAGTGAGAGAGCAACTTTGACCTCCAATGGCTCTCACCGAGACAGTGTTTCAGGTAGAGAACTTGAGAACACTGTGAGCAtggtgacagacacacaccagggtagagagaaggagaaggtaaACCATCACATTGAGGAGAGCATGGTGAATTCAGTaaccagggacacagagactCCCCAGCCTGGCAGAGCTGTGTGTCCCTCTACAGTAGACAAGCTGAAGCTCATGAGGACATCCTCAGAGAGCTCTCAACCCTCCTCAGTCCCTCACTGTCACAGTACTGGGACACAGCTGGGGACCCAGCCAGGCACTTCTCTGGCCCTCACAGGGGTGAAGTATCAGGTGGGGCCTCctggcagagagccaggggaggaggtggaggagggctgGGAGCTGCTGAGCCCCGTGAGTAAGGACCTCCCCCGAGAGAAAGGATCACTATGTTACCCCAACACCCCTGACCCCACAGGGGCCTCCCCACAGTGCCGGAAGGGGGACATGGATGCTTTCCTAAAGTCAGAGGAATCGGATGGACAGGATGAGGATCAAATCATTGAGGTGGATGGCTGGTGCCACCTACCCAAGTTCCCAGCCAAGGCctccagagggagagacagggccAGGCAAAGTAGCTGGGGGCTGCCTGAGGCAGAGGTGCGTCTGTTGGGGGCTCAGATCCTCTTGGCCCTGGAGAGTCTTCACCAGCAAGGTGTGATGTGCCGAGACCTCAACCCAAAGAATATCCTGCTCACGAGTAATG GAAAGGTCTGCCTGACATTCTTTGGCCAGTGGAGTGAAGTTCAGTCAGAAATCAACTCTAAAGCTATGGACCAGATGTACTGTGCCCCAG AGATTGGAGGTGTGTCCAAAATCACAGAGGCTTGTGACTGGTGGAGTCTGGGGGCATTGCTGATTGAACTTCTTACTGGAATG CCCCTGTGGCAGTTCCACCCAGCCGGGGTGCATTCTCACACCCAGCTCCTGATCCCAGACCACCTGAGTACTGCAGCCGCCTCCCTGCTCACTGAG CTGCTGCAGTTTGATCCTGGTTATCGTTTGGGCTCTGGAGGCGGTGGTGTGAGTGACATCAAGTGTCACCCCTTCTTCAATGGTGTCTCCTGGAAGGCACTGTCAAGTTAA
- the dlst gene encoding dihydrolipoyllysine-residue succinyltransferase component of 2-oxoglutarate dehydrogenase complex, mitochondrial isoform X1, with product MLSHSRCVTRNVSRFVAVISQGNNVLARQAVSVVLDSARAGSDLLLSSAPGLSASRSVTVNNPAKCGARSSVFQTRYFKTSSACRNEVITVKTPAFAESVTEGDVRWEKAVGDSVKEDEVVCEIETDKTSVQVPSPAAGVIEELLVPDGEKVEGGQALFKLRKGAVAAQAAEAPAAVAAPPPPAAATPPSFAASAVGPIPTTMPPVPPVPGAAISATPVSAIKPTAAPAAVADGRGIPARTEHRVKMNRMRLRIAQRLKEAQNTCAMLTTFNEVDMSNISEMRKAYKDTFLKKHNIKLGFMSAFVKASAYALMDQPSVNGVIDDTTKEVVYRDYVDISVAVATPKGLVVPVIRGVEGMNFADIEKTINELGEKARKNELAVEDMDGGTFTISNGGVFGSMFGTPIINPPQSAILGMHGIFDRPVAIGGKVEIRPMMYVALTYDHRLIDGREAVTFLRKIKTVVEDPRVLLLDM from the exons GGAAACAATGTATTGGCACGGCAGGCTGTGTCAG TCGTTTTAGATTCTGCACGAGCAGGGAGTGATTTACTGTTGTCATCTGCTCCAGGACTGTCCGCTAGCCGTAGTGTCACAGTCAACAACCCAGC GAAATGCGGAGCCAGGTCCAGCGTCTTCCAAACCAGATACTTCAAGACGTCTTCAGCTTGCA GGAATGAAGTTATCACAGTAAAGACACCTGCGTTTGCGGAGTCAGTCACAGAGGGGGATGTGAGGTGGGAGAAAG CGGTTGGTGACTCTGTCAAAGAGGATGAGGTGGTTTGTGAGATTGAGACGGACAAG ACATCAGTGCAGGTGCCGTCTCCTGCTGCTGGGGTGATTGAGGAGCTACTGGTCCCTGATGGGGAGAAGGTCGAGGGAGGACAGGCTCTCTTCAAACTCCGGAAAGGAG CTGTTGCTGCCCAAGCTGCAGAGGccccagcagcagtagcagctcCTCCACCCCCTGCTGCTGCCACACCTCCATCCTTTGCTGCCTCTGCAGTGGGCCCCATCCCCACCACAATGCCCCCCGTGCCACCCGTGCCAGGAGCTGCCATCTCTGCCACACCAG TTTCAGCCATCAAACCCACTGCTGCCCCAGCCGCTGTTGCAGATGGAAGGGGGATACCAGCCAGGACAGAGCACAGG GTGAAGATGAACCGTATGCGTCTGAGAATCGCTCAGAGACTGAAGGAAGCCCAGAACACCTGCGCTATGTTGACAACATTTAATGAGGTCGACATGAG caacatcagtGAGATGAGGAAAGCCTACAAAGATACTTTCCTGAAGAAACACAACATCAAGCTGGGCTTCATGTCTGCATTTGTCAAGGCTTCAGCATACGCTCTGATGGACCAACCTTCCGTCAACGGAG TAATTGATGACACCACCAAAGAGGTTGTGTACAGGGACTATGTGGACATCAGTGTGGCTGTAGCAACACCAA AGGGCCTGGTGGTGCCTGTGATCCGTGGGGTGGAGGGAATGAACTTCGCTGACATCGAGAAGACCATCAACGAGCTGGGGGAGAAA GCCCGTAAGAATGAGCTGGCCGTGGAAGACATGGATGGCGGCACCTTCACCATCAGCAACGGTGGTGTATTTGGATCAATGTTTGGCACGCCTATCATCAACCCTCCGCAGTCTGCCATCCTGGGCATGCATGGCATCTTCGACAGGCCAGTGGCCATCGGGGGCAAG GTGGAGATCCGCCCCATGATGTACGTGGCTCTGACATATGACCATCGGCTCATCGATGGCAGAGAGGCAGTCACCTTCCTGCGTAAGATCAAGACTGTGGTAGAAGACCCCAGAGTGCTGCTTCTGGACATGTGA
- the dlst gene encoding dihydrolipoyllysine-residue succinyltransferase component of 2-oxoglutarate dehydrogenase complex, mitochondrial isoform X2 has translation MLSHSRCVTRNVSRFVAVISQGNNVLARQAVSGLSASRSVTVNNPAKCGARSSVFQTRYFKTSSACRNEVITVKTPAFAESVTEGDVRWEKAVGDSVKEDEVVCEIETDKTSVQVPSPAAGVIEELLVPDGEKVEGGQALFKLRKGAVAAQAAEAPAAVAAPPPPAAATPPSFAASAVGPIPTTMPPVPPVPGAAISATPVSAIKPTAAPAAVADGRGIPARTEHRVKMNRMRLRIAQRLKEAQNTCAMLTTFNEVDMSNISEMRKAYKDTFLKKHNIKLGFMSAFVKASAYALMDQPSVNGVIDDTTKEVVYRDYVDISVAVATPKGLVVPVIRGVEGMNFADIEKTINELGEKARKNELAVEDMDGGTFTISNGGVFGSMFGTPIINPPQSAILGMHGIFDRPVAIGGKVEIRPMMYVALTYDHRLIDGREAVTFLRKIKTVVEDPRVLLLDM, from the exons GGAAACAATGTATTGGCACGGCAGGCTGTGTCAG GACTGTCCGCTAGCCGTAGTGTCACAGTCAACAACCCAGC GAAATGCGGAGCCAGGTCCAGCGTCTTCCAAACCAGATACTTCAAGACGTCTTCAGCTTGCA GGAATGAAGTTATCACAGTAAAGACACCTGCGTTTGCGGAGTCAGTCACAGAGGGGGATGTGAGGTGGGAGAAAG CGGTTGGTGACTCTGTCAAAGAGGATGAGGTGGTTTGTGAGATTGAGACGGACAAG ACATCAGTGCAGGTGCCGTCTCCTGCTGCTGGGGTGATTGAGGAGCTACTGGTCCCTGATGGGGAGAAGGTCGAGGGAGGACAGGCTCTCTTCAAACTCCGGAAAGGAG CTGTTGCTGCCCAAGCTGCAGAGGccccagcagcagtagcagctcCTCCACCCCCTGCTGCTGCCACACCTCCATCCTTTGCTGCCTCTGCAGTGGGCCCCATCCCCACCACAATGCCCCCCGTGCCACCCGTGCCAGGAGCTGCCATCTCTGCCACACCAG TTTCAGCCATCAAACCCACTGCTGCCCCAGCCGCTGTTGCAGATGGAAGGGGGATACCAGCCAGGACAGAGCACAGG GTGAAGATGAACCGTATGCGTCTGAGAATCGCTCAGAGACTGAAGGAAGCCCAGAACACCTGCGCTATGTTGACAACATTTAATGAGGTCGACATGAG caacatcagtGAGATGAGGAAAGCCTACAAAGATACTTTCCTGAAGAAACACAACATCAAGCTGGGCTTCATGTCTGCATTTGTCAAGGCTTCAGCATACGCTCTGATGGACCAACCTTCCGTCAACGGAG TAATTGATGACACCACCAAAGAGGTTGTGTACAGGGACTATGTGGACATCAGTGTGGCTGTAGCAACACCAA AGGGCCTGGTGGTGCCTGTGATCCGTGGGGTGGAGGGAATGAACTTCGCTGACATCGAGAAGACCATCAACGAGCTGGGGGAGAAA GCCCGTAAGAATGAGCTGGCCGTGGAAGACATGGATGGCGGCACCTTCACCATCAGCAACGGTGGTGTATTTGGATCAATGTTTGGCACGCCTATCATCAACCCTCCGCAGTCTGCCATCCTGGGCATGCATGGCATCTTCGACAGGCCAGTGGCCATCGGGGGCAAG GTGGAGATCCGCCCCATGATGTACGTGGCTCTGACATATGACCATCGGCTCATCGATGGCAGAGAGGCAGTCACCTTCCTGCGTAAGATCAAGACTGTGGTAGAAGACCCCAGAGTGCTGCTTCTGGACATGTGA